A genome region from Maridesulfovibrio salexigens DSM 2638 includes the following:
- a CDS encoding sigma-54-dependent transcriptional regulator codes for MGRILIIDDDVQVCETIESLIVRTGHEAVSSYNLRDGLSKVQSGDFDLVFLDISLPDGNGLDYLQQVKDSSGCPEVIILTGKGDADGAELAIQGGAWDFLVKPSSVKQITLSMRRALEFHEEKQNKAQCVALNLDNIVGKSVEIKGCYDLVAHASGSDANVLVNGETGTGKELFAQTIHENSKRSGNNFVVVDCASLTETLVESTLFGHKRGSFTGAQADRKGLIPLADKGTLFLDEVGEMPLSVQKSFLRVLQERTYRPVGENREFKSDFRLIAATNRDLEAMVAKGEFRQDLLYRIQTIHIHLPPLREREGDIRELTAFHLSRLSAQYGVPPKVASSDFYDVLDNYDWPGNVRQLFNVVEQAFVASGSGNTIYAMHLSDSLRIKLAKSNLRKSGQVLSEEVGQIDRNAAESAVQPVSEKKDTVILNRDSVLGNTVSDILTEELPPLKIFKGMAEKKYLEELLLRHEGDTATILKISGLSRSHFYALLKKHGIND; via the coding sequence ATGGGTAGAATTCTGATTATCGATGATGATGTTCAGGTTTGTGAAACAATTGAGAGTCTCATTGTCCGGACCGGGCATGAAGCTGTCAGTTCTTACAATTTGAGGGACGGTCTTTCCAAGGTTCAATCCGGTGATTTTGATCTTGTCTTCCTTGATATTTCCCTGCCTGACGGGAATGGGCTCGATTATTTACAACAGGTTAAGGATTCCTCGGGTTGTCCTGAGGTTATCATCCTTACCGGTAAGGGTGATGCAGATGGTGCTGAGCTGGCTATTCAAGGTGGGGCTTGGGATTTTCTGGTTAAACCATCATCTGTAAAGCAGATTACTCTTTCCATGCGCAGAGCCCTTGAATTTCATGAAGAGAAGCAGAACAAAGCTCAGTGTGTTGCTCTTAATCTGGATAATATAGTTGGCAAGAGTGTCGAAATTAAAGGGTGTTATGATCTTGTTGCCCATGCGTCCGGCTCTGATGCCAATGTGCTGGTGAATGGTGAGACCGGAACAGGTAAGGAACTCTTTGCCCAGACCATCCACGAAAATTCCAAGCGTTCGGGGAATAACTTTGTGGTTGTTGACTGTGCCTCTTTGACTGAAACTTTGGTGGAGAGCACTCTTTTCGGGCACAAGCGTGGTTCTTTTACCGGAGCGCAGGCAGATCGTAAGGGGCTTATTCCATTAGCAGACAAGGGGACTCTGTTTCTCGATGAAGTAGGGGAGATGCCTCTTTCGGTTCAGAAGTCTTTTCTTAGGGTTTTGCAGGAGCGCACTTATCGTCCGGTCGGTGAGAATAGAGAATTCAAAAGTGATTTTAGACTGATTGCCGCAACAAACCGTGATCTTGAGGCTATGGTCGCAAAAGGCGAGTTCCGTCAGGATCTGCTTTACCGTATTCAGACTATCCATATTCATTTGCCCCCCTTGCGCGAGAGGGAAGGGGATATTCGTGAGCTCACGGCCTTTCATCTTTCACGGCTCAGTGCCCAGTATGGCGTACCGCCAAAGGTTGCCAGCTCTGACTTTTATGACGTGCTCGACAATTACGATTGGCCCGGGAACGTGCGCCAGTTGTTCAACGTAGTCGAACAGGCTTTTGTGGCTTCCGGTTCCGGTAATACTATTTATGCAATGCACCTTTCCGATTCATTGCGCATTAAATTGGCCAAATCAAACCTTAGAAAAAGTGGCCAGGTGCTTTCGGAAGAGGTTGGTCAAATTGATCGGAATGCTGCTGAGTCAGCGGTTCAGCCTGTGTCTGAAAAAAAAGACACAGTGATACTGAACCGAGATTCAGTCTTAGGCAACACAGTGTCCGATATACTTACTGAAGAACTGCCGCCGCTTAAAATTTTTAAGGGTATGGCCGAGAAAAAATATCTTGAAGAACTTCTTCTGAGGCATGAGGGTGACACCGCGACAATCCTCAAAATATCAGGCCTTTCTCGTTCCCATTTTTATGCGCTTTTAAAGAAGCATGGGATAAATGATTAA
- a CDS encoding hybrid sensor histidine kinase/response regulator, with the protein MKQLFTLTFLIISVFFSTFAQAESEKRNVLYLNSYQNGYRWSDDILDGVRDTFAASGLNIDLHIEYMDTKRFKDQDFMEILHSYYVFKYQKYKFSAIVVSDNNALNFLLRYRETFFPGVPVIFSGINDFRPELIEGLDNYCGVLENPDIKDNLELALKINPNVHKVVVVGDQSVTSRAIRAQIMKAEPLFKGVIKFEYWNDMPLVDLLAHSRTMTENEILLFTPFYKGAHGELFSSEEVLNIIYQNSPVMIFSVWEFLLGHGIVGGKLLSGNDQGRKAAEMALHVLKTGTMPKERVVKVTNEYYMFDYNVLERFNINSDILPEDSIIINEPDYFYKLDKQVFWIIIVSILGLSLILVMLIISILQRRKVEKRIKAQLSFQEILMDTIPLLICWKDKQQRYLGANHSFTDFFGLGSPWALVGLNDSEIDLHRRFAEQAAVWDKKVLKSGKPRMGINWSLIRDGEDPVWLEINKVPLYNEKGEVVGTLSTAEDVTRKVNLEKQLFQSQKMEAIGTLAGGIAHDFNNILTSIMNSVELALSDIEEDTITWKDLDRAIKAAQRGSRVVKQILTFSRPSQEGFKPTDIGEVVKETVDFIKASLPRNIRVSARVPEGAPLVMADPTQIHQVIMNLCTNSFHSLKGRGGSIDVALTTVEVEDEQAQFMRVAPGVYIRLEISDNGPGIPVEILDKIFDPFFTTKGKAEGTGLGLAVVHGLIKGHGGGISVSSTPDVKTSFEIYLPVQGQLRDIARKSFRSLPMGRENILFVEDDEDQLETTPRILESLGYMVTALASPEKAFNLIVDEPGRFDLMITDYDMPHTNGLELARLVQDVAPDLPILVVSGRRNVLSYVADVEYDVKSVKKVLMKPYNKTIIADAIREVLSSTENIDG; encoded by the coding sequence GTGAAACAGCTATTCACTCTAACTTTTCTTATTATAAGCGTATTTTTTTCTACATTCGCCCAGGCTGAAAGTGAGAAACGTAACGTCCTTTATCTGAACTCATATCAGAATGGCTACAGGTGGTCGGATGATATCCTCGATGGCGTTCGCGATACATTTGCGGCCAGCGGGCTGAATATTGATCTGCATATTGAGTATATGGACACGAAGCGTTTTAAGGATCAGGATTTTATGGAAATCCTGCATTCATATTACGTATTCAAATATCAGAAGTACAAGTTCTCAGCCATTGTTGTTTCGGATAACAATGCCCTTAATTTTTTGCTTCGCTACCGGGAGACTTTCTTTCCCGGTGTGCCGGTTATTTTCAGTGGAATAAATGACTTCCGTCCAGAGCTTATCGAAGGTCTAGATAATTATTGCGGGGTGCTTGAGAACCCGGATATCAAGGATAATTTAGAGCTTGCCTTAAAGATCAACCCTAATGTTCACAAGGTCGTTGTTGTCGGGGACCAGTCCGTTACTTCCCGTGCTATTAGAGCGCAGATTATGAAGGCTGAGCCTCTATTTAAGGGAGTAATCAAATTTGAATACTGGAATGATATGCCTCTGGTCGATTTGTTAGCTCATTCCCGGACGATGACTGAGAACGAAATTTTGCTGTTTACTCCTTTTTACAAAGGAGCGCACGGCGAGCTATTCTCTTCCGAGGAAGTGCTCAATATTATATACCAAAATTCTCCAGTAATGATCTTTAGTGTCTGGGAGTTTCTGCTTGGGCACGGGATTGTCGGAGGTAAGCTGCTTTCCGGTAATGATCAGGGTCGCAAGGCTGCTGAGATGGCCCTGCATGTGCTTAAGACCGGTACTATGCCGAAGGAAAGGGTCGTCAAGGTTACAAATGAATATTATATGTTCGACTATAACGTATTGGAACGATTTAACATTAATAGCGATATCCTTCCTGAAGACAGCATAATAATCAACGAACCGGATTACTTTTACAAACTTGATAAGCAGGTCTTCTGGATAATTATTGTTTCCATTCTCGGATTGAGTCTGATTCTGGTGATGCTGATCATCTCTATTTTGCAGCGGCGTAAGGTAGAAAAACGCATCAAGGCTCAGCTTTCCTTTCAGGAAATCCTTATGGACACCATTCCCTTGCTGATCTGTTGGAAAGATAAGCAGCAACGTTATCTGGGGGCTAACCATTCTTTTACTGATTTCTTCGGGCTTGGTTCTCCGTGGGCGCTGGTTGGATTAAATGACTCGGAGATTGATCTTCACCGTAGGTTTGCGGAGCAGGCTGCGGTCTGGGATAAAAAGGTTTTGAAATCCGGCAAGCCGCGTATGGGCATTAACTGGTCTCTTATCCGTGATGGTGAAGACCCGGTCTGGTTGGAGATTAACAAGGTTCCTCTTTACAATGAAAAAGGTGAGGTTGTGGGTACTCTCTCAACCGCTGAGGATGTGACCCGTAAGGTCAACCTTGAAAAACAACTTTTCCAGTCCCAGAAAATGGAGGCTATCGGTACTCTGGCCGGTGGTATTGCCCATGATTTCAATAATATCCTGACTTCAATTATGAACTCTGTAGAGCTGGCTCTAAGTGACATTGAGGAAGACACAATCACATGGAAAGATCTTGACCGGGCTATCAAGGCTGCCCAGCGCGGCAGCAGGGTGGTTAAGCAGATCCTGACTTTCAGCAGGCCCTCACAGGAAGGTTTTAAGCCTACTGACATTGGTGAGGTGGTTAAGGAAACAGTCGATTTTATTAAAGCTTCACTGCCGCGTAATATTCGGGTATCAGCCAGGGTCCCGGAAGGGGCTCCACTGGTTATGGCTGATCCGACCCAGATTCATCAGGTGATCATGAACCTGTGCACCAACTCTTTCCATTCGCTGAAAGGACGGGGCGGAAGTATTGATGTTGCTCTGACCACTGTTGAGGTTGAAGATGAGCAGGCCCAGTTCATGCGCGTTGCTCCCGGTGTATATATCCGTTTGGAAATTTCTGATAACGGACCGGGAATTCCTGTTGAAATACTGGACAAAATTTTTGATCCTTTCTTTACCACCAAAGGCAAGGCGGAAGGAACCGGGCTGGGACTGGCTGTTGTGCACGGCTTGATCAAGGGCCATGGCGGGGGTATTTCCGTAAGCAGTACTCCCGATGTTAAGACTTCATTTGAAATCTATCTTCCGGTGCAGGGACAGCTGCGCGATATTGCTCGCAAGAGTTTCAGGTCCTTGCCTATGGGACGGGAGAACATCCTTTTTGTAGAGGATGATGAAGATCAGTTGGAAACTACTCCGCGGATTCTGGAGAGTCTCGGTTATATGGTCACAGCTCTTGCTTCGCCGGAGAAAGCGTTTAATTTGATTGTAGACGAGCCCGGTAGATTTGATTTGATGATAACGGACTACGATATGCCGCACACTAATGGTCTTGAATTAGCCCGCTTGGTTCAGGATGTGGCTCCGGATCTGCCTATTCTGGTTGTTTCCGGCAGGCGCAATGTGCTCAGTTACGTAGCTGATGTTGAATATGATGTTAAAAGTGTTAAGAAGGTTTTAATGAAGCCTTACAATAAAACGATTATTGCCGACGCAATTCGAGAAGTTCTTTCTTCTACGGAGAACATAGATGGGTAG
- a CDS encoding esterase-like activity of phytase family protein, with protein MKKLVIFILILFSTPLTLLFGASTELKNAAQPGLNPVPITLVSEQEGPQAGKKIELSRPDLEYRGTLILNSPYPAFGGFSDILLSNDRKTFLAISDMGFWLKGSLNYKQDGSLKNVERRAEMGQLLNTEGKTFAVKYYADSEALCRAPESGYLVAFERVHRINRYDSGTPLDLSGKATTLSIPDQLKNSPKNGGIEAILKLPDNSIFTLTEGDDSVSALSKAALFVDGKWINFEYKRNSHYRPTSAGNLADGRILILERKYRGPGTLGIRFCTINRNQMKEGAVLSPEFFCEINLPIPRDNYEGMDIIKDKEGAQWIYIISDDNFSPVQHTLLTLLELKKTTAN; from the coding sequence ATGAAAAAACTCGTTATCTTCATTCTCATTCTTTTCAGTACTCCTCTGACCCTACTCTTCGGAGCATCAACAGAACTGAAAAATGCAGCACAGCCGGGACTTAATCCAGTTCCGATCACTTTAGTAAGTGAACAAGAGGGACCGCAAGCAGGAAAAAAAATTGAGCTATCTAGACCCGACCTTGAATACCGTGGAACCTTAATTCTAAACAGCCCCTACCCTGCTTTTGGAGGTTTTTCGGATATTTTACTCAGCAATGACCGCAAAACTTTTCTGGCAATATCCGATATGGGATTCTGGCTGAAAGGTTCTCTGAATTACAAACAAGACGGTTCACTAAAAAATGTTGAGCGTAGAGCCGAAATGGGGCAGCTGCTCAATACGGAAGGCAAGACTTTCGCAGTAAAATACTATGCTGACAGCGAAGCTCTATGCCGTGCTCCTGAATCAGGCTACCTTGTAGCTTTTGAAAGAGTCCATCGTATTAACCGCTACGATTCAGGCACACCTCTCGATCTTTCCGGAAAAGCGACCACTCTCTCTATCCCTGATCAACTGAAAAACTCACCAAAGAATGGAGGAATTGAGGCCATACTGAAACTACCGGACAACAGTATTTTCACCCTGACTGAAGGTGATGATTCAGTAAGCGCTCTTTCTAAAGCGGCACTATTCGTAGACGGTAAGTGGATTAACTTTGAATATAAACGAAACTCTCATTACCGCCCGACTTCTGCCGGAAATCTTGCCGATGGTAGAATCCTGATTCTTGAACGAAAATACCGTGGTCCCGGAACACTGGGAATCCGCTTCTGCACCATAAACAGAAATCAAATGAAGGAAGGAGCCGTCCTTAGCCCGGAATTCTTTTGTGAGATAAATCTTCCCATTCCACGCGACAATTACGAAGGTATGGATATCATTAAAGACAAAGAAGGAGCCCAGTGGATCTACATAATTTCCGATGACAATTTTTCTCCGGTCCAACATACTTTGCTGACCTTACTTGAACTGAAAAAGACAACTGCCAATTAG
- a CDS encoding DUF3568 domain-containing protein, which produces MLKNRILALCLAFSMCIAVSGCAAVVLGGAAAGGTYVYITGQAKQKFNADLGSTYKAALKACQDLNLTVKENKKRLSDASIKALDVDKDVFIDLTYVSTKVTEVTVRYGILGDEDASRRILSAINKNF; this is translated from the coding sequence ATGTTGAAAAATCGAATTTTAGCTCTCTGCCTTGCTTTTTCCATGTGTATTGCTGTTTCCGGTTGCGCAGCTGTTGTGCTTGGCGGGGCTGCTGCTGGCGGCACATATGTATATATAACTGGTCAGGCTAAACAGAAGTTTAATGCTGATCTGGGCAGCACTTATAAGGCAGCACTCAAAGCCTGTCAGGATTTGAATCTGACGGTTAAAGAGAACAAAAAAAGACTTAGTGATGCGTCAATTAAAGCATTGGATGTAGATAAGGATGTGTTTATTGATCTGACCTATGTTTCTACGAAAGTGACTGAAGTTACTGTCAGATACGGAATTTTAGGCGACGAAGATGCTTCCCGAAGAATTCTGTCGGCTATTAATAAGAACTTCTAA
- a CDS encoding DUF3100 domain-containing protein: MNEAVKNVKLHLVVLALVVVSELIGIMTFKVGPGKLVLLPMLYAMFIGIFLGPKFCKVVKEKDMFQASTLVGLTLLLLMARYGTLVGPKFFEILKAGPALVLQEFGNIATLLLGIPIAMYLGLKREAVGAAHSIAREPNVALIGDIYGLDSAEGRGVMGVYICGTVFGTIFFGLMASFLAAFEIFHPFALAMASGVGSASMMTASVGSLSAAYPEMAEQIQAFGVASNTLSGIDGVYMSLILALPMSNKLYNYIYKLKYKTAPEAV, from the coding sequence ATGAATGAAGCTGTGAAAAACGTTAAACTGCACCTTGTGGTTCTCGCTCTGGTCGTAGTTTCCGAACTCATAGGAATTATGACTTTTAAAGTAGGTCCGGGTAAACTGGTGCTGCTGCCCATGCTTTATGCAATGTTTATCGGTATCTTCCTCGGCCCCAAATTCTGCAAAGTCGTAAAAGAAAAGGATATGTTTCAGGCCAGCACACTTGTAGGTCTGACTCTGCTTCTGCTTATGGCCCGTTACGGAACACTTGTAGGTCCGAAATTCTTTGAAATCCTCAAGGCCGGCCCTGCTCTGGTTCTGCAGGAATTCGGTAACATTGCCACCCTGCTTCTCGGTATCCCCATCGCTATGTATCTTGGACTGAAACGTGAAGCCGTAGGCGCTGCCCACTCCATCGCACGCGAACCGAACGTTGCTCTCATCGGTGACATCTACGGCCTCGACTCCGCTGAAGGACGCGGCGTAATGGGCGTATACATCTGCGGTACTGTTTTCGGAACCATCTTCTTCGGCTTAATGGCTTCTTTCCTCGCTGCCTTTGAAATCTTCCACCCCTTCGCGCTGGCTATGGCCTCCGGCGTTGGTAGTGCAAGTATGATGACTGCATCCGTTGGTAGCCTCAGTGCCGCATATCCGGAAATGGCTGAGCAGATTCAGGCTTTCGGTGTAGCAAGTAACACCCTCTCCGGTATCGACGGCGTGTACATGTCCCTGATTCTGGCCCTGCCCATGTCCAACAAGCTCTACAACTATATTTACAAACTCAAATATAAAACTGCTCCGGAGGCCGTATAA
- a CDS encoding amidohydrolase, protein MALNSEVLALLDEMKEIRRNIHRNPEVGLETVETAKLIKSKLDEYGIPYSDCGVNSVVAEIKGGEGDTTVAFRVDFDALEMEEENDFAYKSQVQGRMHACGHDGHCTSLIALAAYLSKNRDFNGTVLLLFQSGEEGYEGALRVIEDGFFDKYKVDYMFGFHNWPGLETGKIAVHNGACMASEDRFEIYVTGKSGHASMPHVSNEPFAAVADIIKGLQSIIVRKVPSHERGVISITQVHGGSMRNGIPDRVMVQGNVRTCNEDVQDLIEESIGQVAKGAATMYGVKAELDYVRKHPVLVNSVPEIGLKAAEKVVGAENVVTDMESSMAAEDYAFFMKHTKGCYVWIGNGSDSAALHNSKYDFNDEILPVAASFFIAVIDELL, encoded by the coding sequence ATGGCTTTGAATTCTGAAGTTCTTGCCCTTCTTGACGAAATGAAGGAAATCCGCCGCAATATCCACCGCAACCCCGAAGTGGGCCTGGAGACAGTGGAAACCGCAAAATTGATCAAGTCCAAACTTGATGAATACGGTATTCCTTACTCCGATTGCGGTGTGAACTCTGTGGTAGCTGAGATAAAAGGCGGAGAAGGCGACACAACTGTGGCTTTCCGTGTTGATTTTGATGCCCTTGAGATGGAAGAAGAAAACGACTTCGCCTACAAATCTCAGGTTCAAGGCAGAATGCACGCATGTGGTCACGATGGACACTGCACCTCTTTGATCGCACTTGCTGCCTACCTCTCCAAGAACCGTGATTTTAACGGCACAGTACTCCTTCTTTTCCAGTCCGGCGAAGAAGGATACGAGGGAGCACTTAGAGTTATCGAAGACGGTTTCTTTGATAAATACAAAGTGGACTACATGTTCGGATTCCATAACTGGCCCGGACTTGAGACCGGCAAAATTGCCGTTCACAACGGTGCCTGCATGGCATCCGAAGACCGCTTTGAAATCTACGTGACCGGAAAAAGCGGGCACGCTTCCATGCCTCACGTCAGCAACGAACCATTTGCCGCTGTTGCGGATATCATCAAAGGGTTGCAGTCCATAATCGTCCGCAAGGTACCCTCTCACGAACGCGGTGTAATTTCCATTACCCAGGTTCACGGAGGCAGCATGCGGAACGGAATCCCTGACCGCGTCATGGTTCAGGGGAACGTTCGTACCTGCAACGAGGATGTTCAGGATCTCATTGAAGAATCCATAGGTCAGGTAGCCAAGGGTGCTGCGACCATGTACGGAGTTAAAGCGGAGCTGGATTATGTCCGTAAACATCCGGTACTGGTTAACTCAGTTCCTGAAATAGGCTTAAAAGCGGCAGAAAAGGTTGTCGGCGCGGAAAACGTCGTTACCGACATGGAATCATCCATGGCTGCTGAAGACTACGCTTTCTTCATGAAGCACACCAAGGGATGCTATGTCTGGATCGGCAACGGCTCTGACTCCGCCGCCCTGCACAACAGCAAATATGATTTCAACGATGAAATCCTGCCTGTTGCTGCAAGCTTCTTCATCGCCGTCATTGACGAGCTTCTGTAA
- a CDS encoding response regulator, producing MRFLIIDDDETVHMYLSKLLSPYARCEAVFNGSDAIELYKKAYEEEDPFDTVFMDILMPEMDGHEATKKLRDLEKELKVDGPDEFKLVMITSLKDTKNVSQAFFKGYASCYIVKPFSKVQVMNELRENNIL from the coding sequence ATGAGGTTTCTAATTATTGACGATGATGAAACCGTCCACATGTACCTGAGTAAGCTGCTCTCACCGTATGCCAGATGTGAGGCAGTGTTCAACGGATCTGATGCCATTGAACTTTACAAGAAGGCGTATGAAGAAGAAGACCCGTTCGATACGGTGTTTATGGATATTCTTATGCCTGAAATGGACGGTCATGAAGCAACCAAGAAGTTGCGTGATCTGGAGAAAGAATTGAAGGTTGATGGGCCGGATGAATTCAAGCTGGTCATGATCACTTCCCTGAAGGACACCAAAAATGTCAGTCAGGCCTTTTTTAAGGGATATGCCAGTTGTTATATCGTAAAACCTTTTAGCAAGGTGCAGGTCATGAACGAGCTGCGTGAGAATAACATTCTTTAA
- a CDS encoding FAD-dependent oxidoreductase, whose amino-acid sequence MSEHVVVIGAVALGPKAACRYKRIRQDARVTLIDRDEIFSYGGCGIPYFVSGDVSEANQLRTTAFHMVRDEPFFNDIKGVEVLSSTEATKIDRENKQVHITNLKTGEKSVLDYDQLVIGTGATPRKLGLPGEELENVFYVGNMHDAEKIKEGITKGQYGKAVVVGAGFIGLEMAEAFSDMWGIETTVVEIFDQILPRMCSPVLAKMGQKHMEEEGVSFKLGQTVSRIEGDGKVERVITSDGEVEADIVIISAGVIPNDKLARECGLECSERGGIMVDETMRTTDPLIFSGGDCAIIKNAVDGSPLFLPMGSMANRQGRVIGGNLAGRKETFPAAAGSWCVKIFERAMSGTGMSLGAAKQAGFDAISVMLIMADRAHFYPEKDMMTLEMVVDKATRRVLGIQGISAGGDALVGRINAVAAIMKYQPTIEDVSNLEVAYSPPFASAMDVLNAIANMADNAINGMNHGHGPDIFAEYWDNRESGEYCFLDVREKADAEPFLEKYPEHWHNIPQGEIPKRYEELPKDKKLVLVCNTGGRSYEAQIMLDALGFEEVHNTQGGMAVIKAYGVDI is encoded by the coding sequence ATGTCAGAACATGTAGTTGTCATCGGTGCTGTTGCACTTGGTCCCAAAGCGGCCTGCCGTTATAAGAGAATCAGGCAGGATGCCCGCGTTACCCTTATCGACAGGGACGAAATTTTTTCCTACGGCGGTTGCGGTATTCCTTATTTTGTCTCCGGAGATGTGTCCGAGGCCAACCAGCTTCGTACCACCGCTTTCCATATGGTTCGTGATGAACCGTTTTTCAACGACATCAAAGGCGTGGAAGTTCTTTCTTCCACCGAAGCCACCAAAATCGACCGTGAAAACAAACAGGTTCACATCACAAACCTGAAGACAGGCGAAAAGAGTGTTCTTGATTACGACCAGCTCGTAATCGGTACCGGAGCCACTCCCCGTAAGCTCGGTCTCCCCGGTGAAGAGCTTGAAAATGTTTTCTATGTCGGCAATATGCATGACGCAGAAAAGATCAAAGAAGGTATCACCAAGGGTCAGTACGGAAAAGCTGTTGTGGTTGGTGCAGGATTCATCGGTCTTGAAATGGCTGAAGCCTTTTCCGACATGTGGGGCATTGAAACCACTGTTGTAGAAATTTTCGACCAGATTCTGCCCCGTATGTGCAGCCCGGTACTGGCAAAGATGGGCCAGAAACATATGGAAGAAGAAGGCGTTTCCTTCAAACTCGGCCAGACTGTTTCCAGAATTGAAGGTGACGGTAAAGTTGAGCGCGTAATTACCTCTGACGGTGAAGTCGAAGCCGATATCGTAATTATTTCTGCGGGCGTTATCCCTAACGATAAGCTTGCTCGTGAATGCGGCCTTGAGTGCAGCGAGCGCGGCGGTATCATGGTTGATGAAACCATGCGTACTACCGATCCCCTGATTTTCTCCGGTGGTGACTGCGCAATCATCAAAAATGCTGTAGACGGTTCTCCCCTGTTCCTGCCTATGGGTTCCATGGCTAACAGACAGGGAAGGGTCATCGGCGGTAACCTTGCCGGACGCAAGGAAACTTTTCCCGCCGCAGCAGGCTCATGGTGCGTTAAGATTTTCGAGCGGGCTATGTCCGGTACCGGAATGAGCCTTGGTGCTGCGAAGCAGGCAGGATTTGATGCTATCAGCGTGATGTTGATCATGGCTGACCGTGCTCATTTCTATCCTGAAAAAGATATGATGACCCTTGAGATGGTTGTAGATAAGGCAACCCGCCGAGTCCTTGGTATTCAGGGTATTTCTGCTGGTGGCGATGCTCTCGTCGGTCGTATCAACGCAGTGGCTGCGATCATGAAATACCAGCCTACAATCGAAGATGTCAGCAATCTCGAAGTGGCTTACTCTCCGCCGTTTGCTTCTGCCATGGATGTTCTAAACGCTATCGCCAACATGGCCGATAACGCTATTAATGGTATGAACCACGGTCATGGTCCTGATATTTTTGCCGAGTATTGGGATAATCGCGAAAGCGGTGAATACTGCTTCCTCGATGTACGTGAAAAAGCCGATGCTGAGCCTTTTCTCGAAAAGTATCCTGAACATTGGCACAATATCCCTCAGGGTGAGATCCCTAAAAGATATGAAGAGCTGCCCAAGGACAAGAAACTGGTGCTGGTCTGCAACACCGGTGGCCGTTCCTATGAAGCTCAGATTATGCTTGATGCTCTTGGCTTTGAAGAGGTCCATAACACTCAGGGTGGAATGGCGGTCATCAAGGCTTACGGCGTTGATATCTAG
- the moaC gene encoding cyclic pyranopterin monophosphate synthase MoaC, whose amino-acid sequence MSEFSHIDAEGNAVMVDVAAKADTKRTAIAKGRVILNEETFNLLKQQALPKGDALASAKIAGIMGAKETHRLIPLCHPIALSYVDVRFAINDAELTIEVEGEARCTGKTGVEMEALVAVQVACATIYDMCKAVQKDVIISDVRLVYKEGGKSGVFKAE is encoded by the coding sequence ATGAGTGAGTTTTCCCACATTGATGCCGAAGGCAATGCCGTAATGGTGGACGTGGCCGCTAAGGCGGACACCAAACGCACAGCCATTGCCAAGGGACGGGTCATCCTTAACGAGGAGACCTTCAATCTGCTTAAGCAGCAGGCTCTTCCTAAAGGGGATGCCCTTGCTTCAGCTAAGATTGCCGGCATCATGGGGGCCAAGGAAACTCATCGCCTCATTCCGCTCTGCCATCCTATTGCACTCAGCTACGTTGATGTGCGTTTTGCAATTAACGATGCCGAACTGACCATCGAAGTTGAAGGTGAGGCCCGCTGTACCGGTAAAACCGGTGTTGAAATGGAAGCTCTTGTAGCCGTTCAGGTTGCCTGTGCCACCATTTATGACATGTGCAAGGCTGTACAGAAGGATGTTATCATTTCTGATGTACGACTCGTCTACAAAGAAGGCGGTAAATCCGGGGTGTTTAAGGCAGAGTAA